In Palaemon carinicauda isolate YSFRI2023 chromosome 14, ASM3689809v2, whole genome shotgun sequence, the following proteins share a genomic window:
- the LOC137653453 gene encoding uncharacterized protein encodes MKVFICVLALAATAAAQSAYLFSDGYLDVLGSEPSQTFSCAGRSYGYYADIANDCRVFHVCLPVSDDAGEVVDVAQFSFFCGNQTVFSQESLTCSFREDAIPCSESETLFEISNADFGRIVEYDGAGVPAPVARAAAPRPAPAPAPAPAPAPVVAPAPEVIDIVLDEAEEVAEDNLAEVEATDE; translated from the coding sequence ATGAAGGTCTTCATCTGTGTGTTAGCCCTGGCTGCTACAGCCGCTGCTCAGTCGGCTTATCTATTCTCCGACGGATACTTGGATGTCCTGGGAAGCGAACCCAGCCAGACCTTCAGCTGCGCAGGACGCTCCTACGGCTACTACGCCGACATCGCCAACGACTGCCGCGTCTTccatgtctgtctgcctgtctccgACGACGCAGGAGAAGTAGTCGACGTGGCCCAGTTCTCCTTCTTCTGCGGAAACCAGACGGTCTTTAGCCAGGAGTCCCTCACCTGCTCCTTCAGAGAGGACGCCATACCTTGCTCCGAGTCCGAAACTCTCTTCGAAATCTCCAACGCCGACTTTGGTAGGATTGTCGAATACGATGGTGCAGGAGTCCCAGCACCTGTTGCCCGTGCCGCCGCTCCTCGCCCTGCTcccgcccccgcccccgcccccgcccccgcTCCTGTCGTTGCTCCTGCCCCTGAGGTTATCGACATCGTTCTAGATGAAGCTGAAGAAGTAGCCGAGGACAATCTTGCCGAAGTCGAAGCCACAGATGAGTAA